From Lolium perenne isolate Kyuss_39 chromosome 5, Kyuss_2.0, whole genome shotgun sequence, a single genomic window includes:
- the LOC127302557 gene encoding homeobox-leucine zipper protein HOX6, translated as MEGDEDGDWMMDPVPGGGKKGGGAGMMKKRFSEEQIKSLESMFATQTKLEPRQKLQLARDLSLQPRQVAIWFQNKRARWKSKQLERQYAALRDDYDALLASYDQLKKDKLALLDQLEKLAEMLQEPGHRGRGDNANAGPGEDVRSAVAGMSMKEEFVLDAGAPKLYSASDGGGVGKLSLFGEDDDDAGLFLRPSSHLPPTHDGGGGFTASGPAEYHHQPQQQSSFPFHSTWPSSSTEQTCSSSQWWEFESLSE; from the exons ATGGAGGGGGACGAGGACGGAGACTGGATGATGGACCCGGTGCCGGGCGGCGGGAAGAAGGGCGGCGGCGCCGGGATGATGAAGAAGCGCTTTAGCGAGGAGCAGATCAAGTCGCTCGAGTCCATGTTCGCCACACAGACCAAGCTGGAGCCCCGCCAGAAGCTGCAGCTGGCCAGGGACCTCTCGCTGCAGCCGCGGCAGGTGGCCATCTGGTTCCAGAACAAGCGCGCGAGGTGGAAGTCCAAGCAGCTCGAGCGACAGTACGCGGCCCTCCGGGACGACTACGACGCGCTCCTCGCCAGCTACGACCAGCTCAAGAAGGACAAGCTCGCGCTCCTCGACCAG CTGGAGAAGCTGGCGGAGATGCTGCAGGAGCCGGGCCATCGCGGGCGCGGCGACAATGCCAACGCAGGCCCCGGGGAGGACGTGCGCTCGGCTGTCGCCGGCATGAGCATGAAGGAGGAGTTCGTCCTGGACGCCGGGGCGCCCAAGCTCTACTCGGCCTCAGACGGCGGAGGGGTGGGGAAGCTCTCCCTCTTCggcgaggatgacgacgacgcgGGGCTCTTCCTTCGGCCCTCGTCGCACCTGCCACCGACgcacgacggtggcggcggcttCACGGCGTCGGGGCCGGCCGAGTACCACCACCAGCCGCAGCAGCAGTCGTCGTTCCCGTTCCACTCGACCTGGCCGTCATCGTCCACGGAGCAGACCTGCAGCAGCTCCCAATGGTGGGAATTCGAGTCCCTCAGCGAGTGA
- the LOC127302559 gene encoding small ribosomal subunit protein bTHXm, with protein MALRMAAAAFVRRLAPARPPALLAEAEAVTCGRGDKKTKRGKRFKGSYGNSRPKRDKKIERIKDRVEVPRSTPWPLPFKLI; from the coding sequence atggcgctgcggatggcggcggcggcgttcgtGCGGCGCCTGGCGCCGGCGCGGCCCCCGGCGCTcctggcggaggcggaggccgtgACGTGCGGGCGCGGGGACAAGAAGACCAAGCGCGGGAAGCGGTTCAAGGGCTCCTACGGCAACTCGCGCCCGAAGCGGGACAAGAAGATCGAGCGCATCAAGGACCGCGTCGAGGTGCCCCGCTCCACCCCGTGGCCGCTCCCCTTCAAGCTCATCTGA